A stretch of the Rodentibacter haemolyticus genome encodes the following:
- the mfd gene encoding transcription-repair coupling factor encodes MNTTFFQLDIPTESNDHKILGNVLQGADALAISEIAEQNQGLTVVVTPDTRSAVRLSRVLSELSKQDVRVFPDWETLPYDTFSPHQEIISSRLSALFHLQNTKKGIFLLPIATLMQRLCPPQYLQHNVLLIKKGDRLVIDKMRLQLEAAGYRSVEQVLEHGEYAVRGSLLDLFPMGSAVPFRLDFFDDEIDSIRTFDVDTQRSLDEIQSINLLPAHEFPTDDKGIEFFRTQFRETFGEIRRDPEHIYQQISKGTLISGIEYWQPLFFAEMATLFDYLPKQSLFVDMQGNQAQAERFFQDAKQRYEQRKVDPMRPLLPPEKLWLNIDEVNHRLKTYPRITLQEEKVRSSVRRKNLPVSPLPELTIQSQQKEPLGQLRQFIEHFTGNILFSVETEGRRETLLDLLQPLKLKPRQTQSLEQAAQEKFSLLVGSLEQGFIIEQTPPLAIIGETDLLGERVQQRQRDKRKTINPDTLVRNLAELKIGQPVVHLDHGVGRYGGLVTLDTGGIKAEYLLLNYANESKLYVPVTSLHLISRYVGGSDESAPLHKLGNEAWVKSRQKAAEKIRDVAAELLDVYAQREAKKGFAFKYDREEFQQFAATFPFEETHDQEMAINAVISDMCLPKAMDRLVCGDVGFGKTEVAMRAAFLAVMNHKQVAVLVPTTLLAQQHFENFKDRFANLPVNVEVLSRFKTAKEQKQILQNLADGKVDILIGTHKLLQSDVRFSDLGLLIIDEEHRFGVGQKEKIKQLRANIDILTLTATPIPRTLNMAMNGIRDLSIISTPPARRLSIKTFVRQKDDLVVREAILREILRGGQVYYLHNDVASIENTAEKLTALVPEARVIVGHGQMRERELERVMSDFYHQRYNVLVCSTIIETGIDVPTANTIIIERADHFGVAQLHQLRGRVGRSHHQAYAYLLTPPPKMMTKDAKRRLDALENLDNLGAGFILATHDLEIRGAGELLGNEQSGQIESIGFSLYMELLDAAVKALKEGREPSLEELTQQQAEIELRIPALLPDEYLGDVNMRLSFYKRIAAAKSKQTLDELKVELIDRFGLLPEAAKNLLQIAELRLLVEPFKVLRIDAGTQGGFIEFSPTAKVDPEKFIQLIQKEPITYRFDGPLKFKFMKDLTENKVRLEFVVELVRFLVGQEL; translated from the coding sequence ATGAACACCACTTTTTTCCAACTCGATATTCCCACCGAATCCAACGATCACAAAATTCTAGGCAATGTATTACAGGGCGCAGATGCCCTTGCCATAAGCGAAATTGCCGAGCAAAACCAAGGTTTAACCGTTGTTGTGACGCCTGATACCCGAAGTGCGGTGCGTTTATCGCGTGTTTTATCGGAATTAAGCAAACAAGATGTTCGCGTATTTCCCGATTGGGAAACCTTGCCTTACGATACTTTCTCACCGCATCAGGAAATCATTTCTTCACGTTTGAGCGCACTTTTTCACTTACAAAATACTAAAAAAGGCATTTTTCTTTTACCGATTGCCACATTAATGCAACGCCTTTGTCCGCCGCAGTATTTGCAACATAACGTACTGTTAATCAAAAAAGGCGATCGTTTGGTGATCGATAAAATGCGTTTACAGTTGGAAGCAGCCGGTTATCGTTCGGTTGAACAGGTGTTGGAACACGGCGAATATGCGGTGCGAGGTTCATTGCTGGATCTGTTTCCGATGGGAAGTGCGGTGCCTTTTCGGTTAGATTTTTTTGATGATGAAATCGATTCCATTCGTACCTTTGATGTAGATACCCAGCGCAGCCTTGATGAAATTCAATCTATTAATCTTTTACCGGCGCACGAATTTCCGACAGATGATAAAGGCATCGAATTTTTTCGCACGCAGTTTCGAGAAACCTTTGGTGAAATACGCCGAGATCCGGAACACATTTATCAACAAATCAGCAAAGGGACATTGATTTCCGGTATTGAATATTGGCAGCCGCTTTTCTTTGCGGAAATGGCAACATTGTTTGATTACCTACCAAAGCAAAGTTTATTTGTGGATATGCAAGGCAATCAAGCGCAGGCTGAGCGTTTTTTCCAAGATGCGAAACAGCGCTATGAACAACGCAAAGTTGATCCGATGCGCCCTTTGCTGCCACCGGAAAAACTTTGGTTAAATATTGATGAAGTGAATCACCGCTTAAAAACTTACCCGAGAATTACGCTTCAGGAAGAAAAAGTGCGCTCATCCGTACGCCGGAAAAATTTACCGGTTTCCCCATTGCCTGAATTGACTATTCAATCGCAACAAAAAGAACCGCTTGGGCAACTTCGTCAATTTATAGAACATTTCACAGGCAATATCTTGTTTTCGGTAGAAACGGAAGGGCGGCGCGAAACTCTGTTGGATTTACTTCAACCGCTCAAACTTAAACCAAGACAAACTCAATCTCTTGAACAGGCGGCGCAAGAAAAATTCAGCTTATTGGTGGGTTCTCTTGAGCAAGGTTTTATTATTGAACAAACGCCACCATTGGCAATTATCGGTGAAACAGATTTATTGGGTGAGCGTGTACAACAACGCCAACGTGATAAACGCAAAACCATCAACCCCGATACCTTGGTGCGTAATTTGGCAGAATTAAAAATCGGGCAACCCGTTGTTCATCTTGATCACGGGGTGGGGCGTTACGGTGGTTTGGTGACATTGGATACCGGTGGCATTAAAGCGGAATATTTATTGCTGAATTATGCCAACGAATCCAAACTTTATGTGCCGGTAACCTCGTTGCATTTAATTAGTCGTTACGTAGGCGGTTCGGATGAAAGTGCGCCGTTGCATAAATTAGGCAATGAAGCTTGGGTGAAATCCCGCCAAAAAGCGGCGGAAAAAATTCGTGATGTTGCCGCCGAATTACTTGATGTCTATGCGCAGCGGGAAGCAAAAAAAGGTTTTGCGTTTAAATATGATCGTGAAGAATTTCAACAATTCGCCGCCACATTCCCCTTTGAAGAAACGCACGATCAGGAAATGGCAATTAATGCGGTGATTTCGGATATGTGCCTGCCGAAAGCGATGGATCGTTTGGTTTGTGGTGATGTGGGCTTTGGGAAAACCGAGGTGGCAATGCGTGCGGCATTTTTAGCCGTAATGAATCATAAACAAGTAGCAGTCCTGGTGCCGACCACGTTATTGGCGCAGCAACATTTTGAAAACTTTAAAGATCGCTTTGCCAATTTACCGGTGAATGTGGAAGTGTTATCCCGTTTTAAAACGGCAAAAGAGCAAAAACAAATTTTACAAAATCTTGCCGATGGTAAGGTGGATATTTTAATTGGCACGCATAAACTTCTCCAATCTGATGTGAGATTTAGTGATCTCGGTTTGTTAATTATTGATGAAGAGCATCGCTTTGGTGTTGGGCAAAAAGAGAAAATTAAACAGCTTAGAGCCAATATTGATATCCTTACTCTCACGGCAACACCGATTCCACGAACGCTCAATATGGCGATGAACGGTATTCGGGATCTTTCCATTATTTCCACCCCGCCTGCACGCCGTTTAAGCATTAAAACTTTCGTTCGTCAGAAAGATGATCTTGTGGTGCGAGAGGCGATTCTGCGTGAGATTTTGCGCGGGGGGCAAGTGTATTATTTACACAATGATGTGGCGAGTATTGAAAATACGGCAGAAAAATTGACCGCACTTGTACCTGAAGCCCGTGTAATTGTTGGGCACGGGCAAATGCGGGAACGTGAGTTAGAACGTGTAATGAGTGATTTTTATCACCAACGTTATAACGTATTGGTATGCTCAACCATTATCGAAACCGGTATTGATGTTCCGACAGCGAATACCATTATTATTGAACGCGCGGATCACTTTGGGGTGGCACAATTACACCAATTGCGTGGGCGTGTCGGACGTTCACATCATCAAGCCTATGCGTATTTGCTTACACCACCGCCAAAAATGATGACGAAAGATGCAAAACGCCGCTTGGACGCGTTGGAAAATCTGGATAATCTTGGGGCAGGTTTTATTCTTGCCACGCATGATTTGGAAATTCGTGGTGCGGGCGAATTACTTGGCAATGAACAAAGCGGGCAAATCGAAAGTATCGGTTTCTCACTTTATATGGAATTGCTGGATGCTGCGGTGAAGGCGCTAAAAGAGGGGCGGGAACCCTCTTTGGAAGAATTAACACAGCAGCAGGCGGAAATTGAATTGCGCATACCTGCATTATTACCTGATGAGTATCTCGGCGATGTCAATATGCGTTTGTCTTTCTATAAACGCATTGCCGCTGCGAAAAGTAAACAAACGTTAGATGAGCTAAAAGTTGAACTCATCGATCGTTTCGGCTTGCTACCTGAGGCTGCAAAAAACTTACTCCAAATTGCAGAACTTCGTTTATTGGTCGAACCTTTTAAAGTGTTGCGTATTGATGCCGGCACACAGGGCGGCTTTATCGAATTTTCCCCAACGGCAAAAGTTGATCCTGAGAAATTTATTCAACTTATACAAAAAGAGCCGATTACCTACCGTTTTGACGGCCCGTTGAAATTCAAGTTTATGAAGGATCTAACAGAGAATAAAGTGCGGTTGGAATTTGTTGTAGAATTGGTGCGCTTTTTGGTTGGGCAGGAGCTGTGA
- a CDS encoding ATP-binding protein produces the protein MKNLKYFTQRYVDWVIKLGRIRFSLLGLFILAVFALSAQILLSLFITNRIDWIDLLRSIIFGLFTAPFAIYFFTVLVEQLERSRLDLSKTVFRLKNEVSDRIQAEKELSIALDKLEKNSRDKSTLLATISHELRTPLNGIIGLSRILLDDQLSVQQRNYLKTINVSAVSLGYIFSDIIDLDKLDAKRLELNLQPTDINTLLDDIRNFAMLMAEPKKLAFSLNITTPLPDLLYLDRTRLSQILWNLISNAVKFTEQGKITLLVDFNDRKEELHFSLSDTGNGIAHGELNNIFKMYYQVKENSNRSAGSGIGLAISKSLAKLMNGDLRVESQIGKGSTFHLNILAKKAVSMIKNESINSLNLSVLLVEDIELNIIVAKSVLEKLGHNVDVAMNGQEAIRLFERNVYDIVLLDIKLPDMSGFDIAEHLRQKYEDGVYDFLPPLIAFTANVMQSEKEYLTKGMDGVLRKPLVIEELNQCLNHFFATGDMKNFINREYESKFSHQSLDFSLINLLGDDQIKTNIELFNRIMPTYMAELHEAYKQYISDDSLSLSVADIAHKIKGAAGSVGLVRVQKLAEKIQHNEEENWSMNVAQWIEQLTQSWQENVKELEDYLKH, from the coding sequence ATGAAGAACCTCAAATATTTTACTCAACGCTATGTTGACTGGGTCATTAAACTCGGGCGGATTCGTTTTTCTTTACTCGGATTGTTTATTCTTGCTGTTTTTGCCCTTAGTGCTCAAATTTTATTGAGTTTATTTATTACAAATAGAATTGACTGGATAGATTTACTTCGCTCAATTATCTTTGGGCTTTTTACCGCACCTTTCGCTATTTATTTCTTTACGGTTTTAGTTGAGCAGCTTGAACGCTCAAGATTGGATCTATCTAAGACCGTTTTCCGTTTGAAAAATGAAGTTTCCGATAGAATTCAGGCAGAAAAAGAACTTTCTATCGCACTTGATAAATTGGAAAAAAATAGCCGTGATAAAAGTACACTGCTTGCTACCATTAGTCATGAACTGCGCACGCCGCTGAATGGAATTATAGGATTAAGTCGGATTTTATTGGATGATCAACTTTCGGTTCAACAACGTAATTATTTGAAAACTATCAATGTAAGTGCGGTCAGTTTAGGCTATATTTTTAGCGACATTATTGATTTGGATAAACTTGATGCCAAACGATTGGAGTTAAATTTACAGCCAACGGACATTAACACTTTGCTTGATGATATCCGAAACTTTGCAATGCTTATGGCTGAACCTAAAAAACTGGCTTTCTCTTTAAATATTACAACGCCTTTACCTGATTTATTATATTTGGATCGTACTCGGTTGAGTCAAATTCTTTGGAATCTCATTAGTAATGCGGTTAAATTTACCGAACAAGGGAAAATTACGCTTTTAGTCGATTTTAATGATAGAAAGGAAGAACTGCATTTTTCCTTAAGCGATACCGGAAACGGAATTGCACATGGTGAACTGAACAATATTTTTAAAATGTATTATCAGGTTAAAGAAAATAGTAATCGATCTGCCGGTAGCGGTATTGGTTTGGCTATATCAAAAAGTCTTGCGAAATTAATGAATGGGGATTTAAGGGTAGAAAGTCAAATTGGGAAAGGATCGACTTTTCATTTGAATATCCTCGCCAAAAAAGCTGTATCAATGATAAAAAATGAGTCAATTAATTCGCTGAATTTATCAGTTCTATTAGTTGAAGATATTGAATTAAATATTATTGTGGCAAAAAGTGTTTTAGAAAAATTAGGGCATAACGTTGATGTGGCAATGAACGGGCAAGAAGCAATTCGACTATTTGAACGTAATGTTTATGATATCGTATTGCTCGATATTAAGCTGCCTGATATGTCGGGCTTTGATATTGCCGAACATCTACGTCAAAAATATGAAGACGGCGTCTATGATTTTCTCCCTCCTCTTATCGCATTCACGGCTAACGTTATGCAAAGCGAAAAAGAATATCTGACGAAAGGAATGGATGGGGTACTTCGTAAGCCTTTAGTGATTGAAGAATTAAATCAATGTTTAAATCATTTTTTTGCAACGGGTGATATGAAAAACTTTATTAATAGAGAATATGAATCCAAGTTTTCTCATCAATCCCTTGATTTTTCATTAATTAATTTATTAGGTGATGATCAGATTAAGACGAATATTGAACTATTTAATCGGATAATGCCAACTTATATGGCAGAGCTTCATGAGGCTTATAAGCAATATATCAGCGATGATTCTTTATCCTTATCTGTTGCGGATATTGCACATAAAATTAAAGGTGCGGCAGGTTCGGTCGGACTGGTTCGTGTACAAAAATTAGCTGAAAAAATTCAACACAATGAGGAAGAAAATTGGTCTATGAATGTCGCGCAGTGGATTGAACAGCTCACTCAATCTTGGCAAGAAAACGTGAAAGAGTTGGAAGATTATCTAAAACATTAA
- a CDS encoding DUF5363 family protein, with amino-acid sequence MTTTEKNEKPKGWFKRALEKYDNFLKTYDLDSPSCCGVPKMREDENGNLHKEDSLFKK; translated from the coding sequence ATGACGACAACAGAAAAAAACGAAAAACCAAAAGGCTGGTTTAAACGTGCTTTAGAAAAATACGACAATTTCTTAAAAACCTATGATCTTGACTCACCAAGCTGTTGCGGTGTGCCGAAAATGCGTGAAGATGAGAACGGAAACTTACATAAAGAAGATTCTCTCTTTAAAAAGTAA
- a CDS encoding tRNA(Met) cytidine acetyltransferase TmcA, whose amino-acid sequence MQSRQCQVLISDTLPKNLPPQVLIVGEEGVPFSKVMNLPGREFEHIVFDGRNGIHLEALAIAAGTLKMGGTFCLLLSDWENLEQCPDQDSLRWNGMETAICTPNFIHHFKQCLEAYHFPVLTRQSAVDFPQVFHPLETNKQATQAQRQIIERILQRQSDLYFLTAKRGRGKSALLGLLMNQIETPIYLTAPNKSAVNILCNFAERQFEFLAPDELNARLQQDSTFSENAWLLVDEAAMIPLPLLQRFAQHFKHIVFSTTIHSYEGTGRGFALKFKQKIDRTFQHIELQQPLRWQENDPLENFIEDLLLLNVEDKFKPINYNAQMAIRINEIAQSQFIPSIKTFYGLMTLAHYRTSPIDLRRLFDAKGQRFYFAESQPYLLGAIWALEEGRTADEKLIEQIQQGKRRPKGNLVPQALCFHANLPQACRLSSLRISRIAVQPNWQQRGIGQNLIKACTAAEVDFLSVSFGYTEELACFWQKCGFVLVHLGEHQEASSGCYSAIALRGISEQGLELVQIAHQQFQRNIGLSSHPLATKITTEDIDWLLREEDWQSLKNFADFHRTLFSTIPAIRRLLKNKGEENFPHILAYLTKKQFPYDKKKSVECFRLEIKRYLKELL is encoded by the coding sequence ATGCAAAGCCGACAATGCCAAGTGCTTATTTCTGATACATTACCTAAAAACTTACCACCGCAAGTCCTGATTGTCGGGGAAGAAGGCGTACCTTTTTCTAAAGTGATGAATTTGCCGGGTAGAGAATTTGAACACATTGTATTTGACGGGCGAAACGGCATACATTTAGAGGCCCTTGCCATTGCAGCCGGCACGTTGAAAATGGGGGGAACGTTTTGTCTTTTATTATCTGATTGGGAAAATTTAGAACAATGCCCGGATCAGGATAGCCTTCGTTGGAATGGTATGGAGACAGCGATTTGTACACCGAATTTTATTCATCATTTTAAACAATGTCTCGAGGCTTATCATTTTCCTGTTTTGACGCGACAAAGTGCGGTCGATTTTCCACAAGTTTTTCATCCGTTGGAAACCAATAAACAAGCAACCCAAGCACAGCGGCAAATTATCGAACGAATCTTGCAACGACAGTCTGATCTTTATTTCCTGACGGCAAAGCGGGGAAGAGGAAAATCGGCTTTGCTTGGACTCCTGATGAATCAAATTGAAACCCCGATTTACCTCACTGCCCCGAATAAAAGTGCGGTCAATATTTTGTGTAATTTTGCCGAACGGCAGTTTGAATTTCTTGCACCGGATGAATTGAATGCACGTTTACAACAAGATTCGACATTCAGCGAAAATGCGTGGCTTTTAGTGGATGAAGCAGCGATGATCCCTTTGCCCCTGTTACAGCGGTTCGCGCAACATTTTAAGCATATCGTTTTCAGCACTACCATTCACAGTTATGAAGGTACAGGTCGGGGTTTTGCCTTGAAATTTAAGCAAAAAATCGACCGCACTTTTCAGCATATTGAATTACAACAGCCTTTGCGTTGGCAAGAAAACGATCCGCTGGAGAATTTTATTGAAGATCTTTTGCTGCTTAACGTAGAAGATAAATTTAAGCCAATCAACTATAACGCACAGATGGCTATTCGGATTAATGAAATCGCCCAGTCACAATTCATCCCTTCCATTAAAACGTTTTACGGTTTAATGACACTAGCACATTATCGCACCTCGCCTATTGATTTACGCCGCTTGTTCGATGCAAAAGGGCAGCGTTTTTATTTTGCCGAATCACAGCCGTATCTTCTTGGTGCGATTTGGGCATTAGAAGAGGGGAGAACGGCGGATGAAAAACTCATTGAACAAATTCAACAGGGAAAACGCCGTCCAAAAGGAAACCTCGTACCGCAAGCCCTTTGTTTCCACGCCAATCTTCCACAAGCCTGTCGATTATCTTCTTTACGTATTTCACGTATTGCCGTTCAGCCGAATTGGCAACAACGGGGAATCGGGCAAAATTTGATTAAGGCTTGCACTGCTGCGGAGGTGGATTTTCTTTCCGTGAGTTTTGGCTATACGGAAGAACTTGCGTGTTTTTGGCAAAAATGCGGTTTTGTTTTGGTGCATCTGGGGGAACATCAAGAAGCAAGCAGCGGTTGTTATTCAGCCATTGCTTTGCGAGGTATTTCTGAACAAGGGCTGGAATTGGTGCAGATCGCCCATCAACAATTTCAGCGAAATATCGGTCTCTCTTCTCATCCTTTGGCAACAAAAATAACGACTGAAGATATAGATTGGTTATTGAGGGAGGAGGATTGGCAAAGCCTAAAAAACTTTGCCGATTTCCACCGCACTTTGTTTTCAACCATACCGGCAATTCGCCGTTTATTGAAAAATAAAGGGGAAGAAAATTTTCCGCATATTTTGGCGTATTTAACAAAAAAACAGTTTCCCTATGATAAGAAAAAAAGCGTAGAATGCTTTCGTTTAGAAATTAAACGATATTTAAAGGAACTTTTATGA
- a CDS encoding PTS system mannose/fructose/sorbose family transporter subunit IID, with protein MSEQKVTLTKRDILSTYFRSTFLLGSFNFERMQSMGFCVSMIPTIKRLYSQKEDQAAALKRHLEFFNTQPWVGSAIMGVTAAMEQERANGAKDVDDAAISGVKVGLMGPLAGVGDPIFWGTLRPVLAALGAGIALTGNLLGPLLFFILINVIRALTRWYGFKYGYEKGTEIVSDMSGGRLQKITQGASILGLFVMGSLVSKWTTINVPLELTRYKNQVGEEVIVTLQGVLNDLLPGLLALLLTFFCMYLLRKKVNAMVIIFGLFGVGILGYWAGILA; from the coding sequence ATGTCTGAACAAAAAGTTACTCTCACAAAGAGAGATATTTTAAGCACTTACTTCCGTTCAACGTTCCTTTTGGGTTCATTCAACTTTGAACGTATGCAATCAATGGGATTTTGTGTTTCTATGATCCCGACCATTAAACGCCTATATAGCCAAAAAGAAGATCAAGCGGCGGCATTAAAACGTCATCTTGAATTTTTTAATACGCAACCTTGGGTTGGTTCTGCCATTATGGGGGTAACCGCCGCAATGGAACAAGAGCGTGCAAACGGCGCAAAAGATGTTGACGATGCCGCAATCAGCGGCGTAAAAGTCGGTCTTATGGGGCCGCTTGCCGGCGTGGGTGACCCTATTTTCTGGGGGACATTACGTCCGGTTTTAGCCGCTCTTGGTGCAGGTATTGCATTAACAGGTAACCTTTTAGGTCCGTTGTTGTTTTTTATCTTAATCAACGTGATTCGTGCATTAACCCGTTGGTACGGATTCAAATACGGTTATGAAAAAGGTACTGAAATCGTCTCCGATATGAGCGGGGGACGTTTGCAAAAAATTACTCAAGGAGCCTCAATTCTCGGTCTCTTTGTCATGGGCTCGCTGGTGTCAAAATGGACGACAATCAACGTGCCGTTAGAACTCACTCGCTATAAAAACCAAGTGGGCGAAGAAGTCATCGTTACCCTACAAGGTGTATTGAATGATCTGCTTCCCGGCTTGCTCGCACTATTGTTAACCTTCTTCTGTATGTATTTACTACGTAAAAAAGTCAATGCAATGGTGATTATCTTCGGTTTATTCGGCGTAGGTATTTTAGGTTACTGGGCGGGTATTCTTGCGTAA
- a CDS encoding PTS mannose/fructose/sorbose transporter subunit IIC, with the protein MSTMELILVVLVAAICGMGSVLDERQTHRPLFACTMIGLVLGDIETGIILGGTLEMIALGWMNVGAAMAPDAALASVISAILVIKGGQSVGTAIAIAVPVAAAGQVLTIFVRTLTIFLQHKADKFAEQANFRGIEFCHFTGLSLQALRVAIPALAVGLVAGTDTVTSALNAIPEVITRGLQVAGGFIVVVGYAMVINMMRAGALMPFFFLGFVIASFTNYNLVGLGILGTCLAMLYIQLNPRFNQATMPVASKRKLADNELEGL; encoded by the coding sequence ATGTCAACAATGGAACTCATTTTAGTCGTCCTGGTTGCAGCAATTTGCGGTATGGGGAGTGTGTTAGATGAACGCCAAACCCACCGTCCGCTTTTCGCTTGTACGATGATCGGTTTGGTATTAGGCGACATTGAAACCGGTATTATTCTCGGTGGGACGTTAGAGATGATCGCGCTCGGTTGGATGAACGTGGGTGCGGCAATGGCACCGGATGCGGCACTTGCAAGTGTGATTTCCGCTATTTTGGTTATCAAAGGCGGACAATCGGTAGGAACCGCTATTGCAATCGCCGTACCTGTTGCGGCAGCCGGTCAAGTTCTCACGATTTTTGTGCGGACTTTAACGATCTTCCTACAGCACAAAGCGGATAAGTTTGCCGAACAAGCGAATTTCCGCGGCATTGAATTTTGCCACTTTACCGGTCTTTCTTTGCAGGCATTGCGTGTTGCTATTCCTGCACTAGCAGTGGGTTTAGTTGCCGGTACGGATACGGTAACCAGCGCATTAAATGCGATTCCTGAAGTGATTACACGTGGTTTACAAGTTGCCGGCGGTTTTATTGTAGTTGTCGGTTATGCCATGGTGATCAATATGATGCGCGCCGGTGCTTTAATGCCGTTCTTCTTCCTTGGTTTCGTGATTGCCTCTTTCACTAATTACAATTTGGTGGGCTTGGGGATTTTAGGTACTTGTTTGGCAATGCTTTACATTCAATTAAATCCACGCTTTAACCAAGCGACAATGCCCGTAGCAAGTAAAAGAAAATTAGCAGATAACGAATTAGAAGGTTTATAA